From a single Pseudophryne corroboree isolate aPseCor3 chromosome 6, aPseCor3.hap2, whole genome shotgun sequence genomic region:
- the LOC134934150 gene encoding olfactory receptor 6F1-like, with product MSNVLQGMDERNQTGVPEFLVLGFGNLHNLRILLFILFLVIYVMVLSANVLVIALVGANQSLHSPMYFFLSQLSLSEILFTSNIVPNMLWLILAGGGKISVARCIFQFYLLAVPTISQCLLLAAMSLDRHVAICRPLHYANIMTFTRQNQIVSFCWLMGFTCSLVIYIFLSKLQFCGLTIINHFFCDIMSLIRLSCSDTMPVQLATAVVAIPVLLSPSMFILVTYISILHIILKMPSISGRHKAFSTCSSHLTIVCVYYGTFGFIYLFPTNNNVVNTNKGLSLLYTLVTPLLNPIIYSLRSQDIRSAVYKSVRTFMPWKSMYWYLERPGWKQIL from the coding sequence ATGTCTAACGTTCTCCAAGGAATGGACGAGAGGAACCAGACTGGGGTCCCAGAATTTCTCGTCCTGGGATTCGGAAACCTCCACAACCTCAGGATATTACTTTTCATCCTCTTCCTGGTTATCTATGTCATGGTCTTATCGGCAAATGTCCTCGTCATTGCATTGGTTGGAGCCAACCAGAGCCTCCACTCCCCCATGTACTTCTTCCTCAGCCAGTTGTCCCTGTCGGAAATCCTCTTCACCAGTAACATTGTGCCCAACATGCTATGGCTGATACTGGCTGGGGGCGGAAAGATATCAGTTGCCCGGTGTATATTCCAGTTCTATTTATTAGCTgttccaaccatatcccaatgtttgtTGTTGGCAGCCATGTCCTTGGATCGCCACGTGGCCATCTGTAGACCATTACACTATGCCAACATTATGACCTTCACACGTCAGAATCAGATAGTCTCCTTCTGCTGGCTGATGGGCTTCACATGCTCACTTGTTATATACATATTCTTGAGCAAATTACAATTCTGTGGTCTTACAATAATTAATCACTTCTTTTGCGATATTATGTCACTAATAAGACTGTCTTGCTCCGATACGATGCCTGTGCAACTGGCCACCGCGGTGGTTGCTATTCCTGTCCTTTTGTCTCCATCCATGTTCATCCTGGTTACCTACATCTCTATACTTCACATCATCCTCAAGATGCCCTCCATCAGTGGCCGAcataaagccttctccacctgcagctCCCACTTAACCATTGTGTGTGTCTACTACGGAACCTTTGGGTTTATATATCTATTCCCCACCAATAATAACGTTGTGAATACAAACAAAGGACTCTCTTTACTTTACACACTGGTGACGCCATTGCTCAACCCAATAATCTACAGCTTGAGGAGCCAAGACATCAGATCTGCCGTTTATAAATCTGTCAGAACTTTTATGCCATGGAAATCAATGTACTGGTATCTGGAAAGACCAGGCTGGAAACAAATTCTATAA